A part of Pseudoalteromonas arctica A 37-1-2 genomic DNA contains:
- a CDS encoding response regulator transcription factor — MRILVIEDDLHLADNLRNALEKERYSVDLCHDGEAGLFHITEYPLDMAVVDLGLPKIDGIELINKARAQGITIPILILTARDRWQDKVEGLDAGADDYLTKPFHVEELIARCNALIRRSAGKANPEMTAGPIKIHTRSQQVWVDDKELSLTAYEYKVLEYLMVNPQKVISKSELTEHIYDQDFDLDSNVIEVFVLRLRKKLDPEGVLNPVETLRGRGYRLKSQW; from the coding sequence ATGCGAATTTTAGTTATTGAAGACGATTTACATTTAGCAGATAACCTACGTAATGCTTTAGAAAAAGAACGTTACAGCGTGGATTTATGTCACGATGGTGAAGCAGGTCTTTTCCACATTACAGAATACCCGCTTGATATGGCCGTAGTTGATTTAGGTTTACCTAAAATAGACGGTATTGAGCTAATCAATAAAGCACGAGCACAAGGCATTACTATCCCTATTTTAATCTTAACAGCGCGCGATCGCTGGCAGGATAAAGTAGAAGGTTTGGATGCAGGTGCAGATGACTACCTTACTAAACCATTTCATGTTGAAGAACTTATTGCACGTTGTAATGCATTAATTCGTCGCAGTGCTGGTAAAGCAAATCCAGAAATGACTGCGGGTCCAATTAAAATTCATACACGTTCACAACAAGTATGGGTTGATGATAAAGAACTTAGCCTTACAGCTTACGAATATAAAGTACTTGAATACTTAATGGTAAATCCGCAAAAAGTAATTTCTAAATCAGAACTTACTGAGCATATTTACGACCAAGATTTCGACCTTGATTCAAACGTAATTGAAGTATTTGTACTACGTTTGCGTAAAAAGCTTGACCCTGAAGGCGTACTAAACCCAGTAGAAACACTACGTGGGCGTGGTTACAGGCTTAAAAGCCAGTGGTAA
- the moeA gene encoding molybdopterin molybdotransferase MoeA, with amino-acid sequence MNDVCNAPGLLPIETAIQNILGSITPVKDVETITIMQSVDRVLASDVKSTINVPAHNNSAMDGYALCISDKSLTYTQVGSVFAGQVFEETLTPGQCVRIMTGAAIAPGANGVVMQENASVDGDKITFTAQPELNENVRFAGEDIAIDDVILKAGDKLKAVDVGLLASLGIANIDVVRTLKIAVLSTGDELIEPGQPLKQGAIFESNRAVIISALQQKNIDVIDLGIIPDDKELITNAFLKANELADAVISSGGVSVGEADFTKEVLNEIGEIHFWKIAMKPGKPFAFGKLSNSYFFGLPGNPVSAAVTFNQLVEPALQKLSGLGEVNPKMRFNAVTTSVIKKRPGRADFQRGTATINEQGDLVVAPFNKQGSGVLSSLSKANCLIVVPAQSGNIEKGATVSIELL; translated from the coding sequence ATGAACGATGTTTGCAATGCACCCGGTTTATTGCCAATTGAAACTGCAATACAAAATATACTTGGCTCAATAACGCCAGTTAAAGACGTTGAAACCATCACTATAATGCAAAGCGTTGATCGCGTTTTAGCAAGCGATGTTAAATCAACTATAAACGTACCAGCTCATAACAACTCCGCAATGGATGGCTATGCGCTATGTATTTCAGATAAAAGCTTAACCTATACACAAGTAGGTAGCGTGTTTGCGGGTCAAGTTTTTGAAGAAACGCTTACCCCAGGGCAATGCGTAAGAATAATGACCGGCGCTGCCATTGCACCTGGCGCTAACGGCGTTGTAATGCAAGAAAACGCCTCGGTTGATGGCGATAAAATTACGTTTACTGCGCAACCAGAACTAAACGAAAACGTGCGTTTTGCTGGCGAAGATATTGCAATCGACGATGTTATTTTAAAAGCAGGCGATAAATTAAAAGCCGTTGATGTGGGATTACTTGCATCTTTAGGGATTGCCAATATAGACGTGGTAAGAACCTTAAAAATAGCCGTACTTTCTACTGGCGATGAGCTAATTGAACCTGGTCAGCCTCTTAAGCAAGGCGCTATTTTTGAAAGCAACCGCGCTGTTATTATTAGTGCGCTGCAACAAAAAAATATAGACGTGATTGATTTAGGAATTATTCCTGATGACAAAGAACTCATTACTAATGCATTTTTGAAAGCGAACGAACTTGCCGATGCCGTAATAAGCTCAGGCGGTGTATCGGTTGGTGAAGCCGACTTTACTAAAGAAGTGCTCAACGAAATTGGCGAAATTCACTTTTGGAAAATAGCCATGAAACCAGGCAAACCTTTTGCCTTTGGTAAACTAAGTAACAGTTACTTTTTTGGCTTGCCAGGTAACCCTGTGTCGGCTGCTGTTACGTTTAATCAGTTAGTAGAGCCGGCACTGCAAAAGCTGTCGGGTCTTGGTGAAGTAAACCCTAAAATGCGTTTTAACGCGGTTACTACATCCGTTATTAAAAAGCGCCCTGGCAGAGCTGACTTTCAACGCGGTACAGCAACAATTAACGAGCAAGGTGACTTGGTGGTTGCCCCGTTTAATAAACAGGGCTCGGGTGTACTTTCGTCGCTTAGTAAAGCTAACTGCTTAATTGTAGTGCCAGCACAAAGCGGCAATATCGAAAAAGGCGCAACAGTAAGTATTGAGTTGCTATAA
- a CDS encoding ATP-binding protein has translation MVIPQISLKIRQGFILVFVLLVALPILFYSIGKAYYASLVDATEKTLEAQLYSLISEVDFTEHGIIMPSTILAPELNRLNSDTYAMIYRDDDPVWNSESAVNLNYVPQQIETKAGAADFRRVEYNNTAYWQLSLTVILNNIDQSEQARFILVKRNDALLRIMDGFKQTLVDWMFIMGIAIAGLMAIGFIWSARPLQRLDKEIKAIESGDIQEIKGLYPVELQTIKADLNLLLESQQRQKERYRASLSDLAHALKTPLAVLKSSPLANDADAQEQLDRINVMIEHQLKRAATGASDTWKKQTPIKPVLDSILSAMAKVYRDKDIIFTCTVTEKDYFLGDQTDLMELLGNLIDNACKACRSQVEIQVIQSKTLCIGISDDGPGVPEDKRESLLTRGTRLDTYESGHGVGMAIVSDLVKSYNGTLTITDADNLAGAQFILEFNYNDKK, from the coding sequence GTGGTAATACCGCAAATATCGTTAAAAATAAGGCAAGGATTTATCCTTGTCTTTGTTTTATTAGTCGCACTCCCTATCTTATTTTATTCAATTGGCAAAGCGTATTACGCTTCACTTGTTGATGCGACAGAAAAAACCCTCGAGGCACAGCTCTACTCGCTAATATCTGAAGTCGACTTTACTGAGCATGGTATTATCATGCCCAGCACTATTTTAGCGCCTGAGTTAAACAGATTAAATTCAGACACCTACGCAATGATTTACCGCGATGATGACCCTGTTTGGAACTCAGAATCGGCTGTAAATTTAAACTATGTACCTCAACAAATAGAAACCAAAGCCGGTGCCGCCGACTTCAGGCGTGTGGAGTATAATAATACCGCGTACTGGCAACTTAGCCTGACTGTAATTTTAAACAACATAGATCAATCAGAACAAGCTCGCTTTATATTAGTCAAACGTAACGACGCTCTACTTCGTATAATGGATGGCTTTAAGCAAACCCTTGTAGATTGGATGTTTATCATGGGGATTGCAATTGCAGGCCTAATGGCGATTGGTTTCATTTGGAGCGCTCGCCCACTCCAACGACTCGATAAAGAAATAAAAGCGATTGAATCGGGTGATATTCAAGAAATTAAAGGCCTCTACCCTGTAGAGCTGCAAACAATAAAAGCAGACCTAAACTTGCTACTTGAGTCGCAACAGCGCCAAAAAGAGCGCTACAGAGCCTCATTAAGCGACCTTGCTCATGCTCTTAAAACACCGCTTGCAGTACTTAAATCAAGTCCATTGGCAAACGATGCCGATGCACAAGAACAACTCGACCGAATTAATGTGATGATCGAGCACCAATTAAAGCGTGCTGCAACCGGTGCATCAGACACGTGGAAAAAGCAAACACCTATTAAGCCAGTACTCGATTCAATACTCAGTGCTATGGCAAAAGTATACCGTGATAAAGATATTATTTTTACCTGCACCGTAACCGAAAAAGATTACTTTTTAGGTGACCAAACAGATTTAATGGAATTACTCGGTAACTTGATTGATAACGCCTGTAAAGCGTGTCGCTCGCAAGTAGAAATACAAGTAATCCAAAGTAAAACTCTGTGTATTGGAATTAGCGATGATGGCCCTGGTGTGCCAGAGGATAAACGTGAATCTTTACTTACACGTGGTACTCGCCTCGATACATACGAAAGCGGACACGGCGTAGGCATGGCGATTGTATCTGATTTAGTTAAGTCGTATAACGGGACGCTTACCATTACCGATGCTGATAACTTAGCCGGCGCTCAATTTATCTTAGAGTTTAATTACAATGACAAAAAGTAA
- a CDS encoding NarK family nitrate/nitrite MFS transporter has protein sequence MQPSSGFNLISFSGKMKVLHLSWMVFFVSFFVWFNHAPLLGAIAGSLGITMAQVKTLLILNVALTIPARVVVGMLTDKFGPRIVYAALLISCSIPCFMFAMATTFEQAAIARFALGFIGAGFVVGIRMVSEWFPANELGIAEGIYGGWGNFGSAAAAMLLPIIALMFGGEDGWRYAVGLTGVLSVIFGVIWYLNVTDTPKGGTYFKPKKVGAMEVTSKGDFVLLLIMKIPMYGALALLTWKLSPTGANLISANFVLAVYAFLVLLYIYEVYKTFDVNGHIFKEPVPESHRYEFKQVAVLNILYFTTFGSELAVVSMLPLFFMDVFALDMVYAGILASAYAFMNLASRPGGGWISDKLGRRITLIVLTMGLAVGYFVMGLVDASWPLWLAVVAAMACSFFVQAGEGAVFAAVPLIKRRLTGQIAGMTGAYGNVGAVVYLTALSLVDYQTFFFIIAGSALLGLAALFFMKEPDGHITEVNEDGTVELISVT, from the coding sequence ATGCAACCGAGTTCTGGGTTTAACCTAATATCGTTTAGCGGAAAAATGAAAGTATTGCATCTGAGTTGGATGGTCTTTTTTGTGTCATTTTTTGTATGGTTTAACCATGCTCCTTTATTAGGTGCCATAGCGGGTTCACTTGGGATCACCATGGCACAAGTAAAAACATTACTAATTTTAAATGTAGCGTTAACTATTCCAGCGCGTGTTGTGGTGGGTATGCTAACCGATAAATTTGGTCCCCGTATTGTTTATGCGGCGCTACTTATTAGCTGTAGTATTCCATGTTTTATGTTTGCTATGGCAACCACATTTGAGCAAGCCGCAATAGCGCGTTTTGCTTTAGGCTTTATTGGTGCTGGCTTTGTTGTGGGCATTCGAATGGTGAGTGAATGGTTTCCTGCTAATGAGTTGGGTATAGCGGAAGGTATTTATGGCGGTTGGGGTAACTTTGGTTCAGCAGCAGCGGCTATGTTATTACCAATTATTGCACTTATGTTTGGTGGCGAAGATGGCTGGCGTTATGCAGTAGGTTTAACCGGTGTATTAAGCGTTATATTTGGTGTTATTTGGTATTTAAATGTAACCGATACGCCAAAAGGCGGTACATACTTTAAACCTAAAAAAGTAGGCGCAATGGAAGTTACCAGTAAAGGAGACTTTGTTTTACTGCTTATTATGAAAATCCCTATGTACGGCGCATTAGCATTACTTACTTGGAAGCTTTCACCAACTGGTGCTAACCTAATTTCGGCTAATTTTGTACTTGCTGTGTATGCTTTTTTAGTCCTACTTTATATTTACGAAGTGTATAAAACCTTTGACGTAAATGGTCATATTTTTAAAGAGCCTGTACCTGAGTCTCATCGTTATGAATTTAAGCAAGTAGCTGTTTTAAATATTTTATATTTTACAACCTTTGGTTCTGAGCTTGCGGTTGTCTCTATGTTACCGCTGTTTTTTATGGATGTATTTGCGCTTGATATGGTGTACGCGGGTATTTTAGCCTCTGCTTATGCATTTATGAACTTAGCATCTCGCCCTGGTGGCGGTTGGATTTCAGATAAATTAGGTCGCCGTATAACCCTTATTGTACTTACGATGGGTCTTGCTGTTGGTTATTTTGTAATGGGCTTGGTTGATGCATCGTGGCCTTTATGGCTTGCTGTAGTAGCTGCCATGGCATGTTCGTTCTTTGTGCAAGCAGGTGAGGGCGCTGTATTTGCCGCAGTACCGCTAATTAAACGTCGTTTAACTGGGCAAATTGCAGGTATGACAGGCGCATACGGTAATGTTGGTGCAGTAGTTTACTTAACGGCATTGTCACTTGTTGATTATCAAACCTTCTTTTTCATTATTGCGGGTAGTGCATTACTTGGTCTAGCTGCACTGTTTTTTATGAAAGAACCAGACGGACACATTACCGAAGTAAATGAAGACGGCACCGTTGAACTTATTTCAGTGACTTAA
- a CDS encoding YciI family protein: MLYMIHSTDVENSLELRKAARPAHLARLSELDSQNRLLTAGPFPAVDSEDPQEAGFTGSLVVAEFESIEAAREWAAADPYVAAGIYENTIVKPFKKVFPA; this comes from the coding sequence ATGTTGTACATGATTCACTCAACAGACGTTGAAAACAGCTTAGAGCTTAGAAAAGCAGCACGCCCGGCACATTTAGCACGCCTTAGTGAGCTTGATTCACAAAACCGTTTATTAACTGCGGGTCCATTTCCGGCAGTCGATAGTGAAGATCCTCAAGAAGCAGGTTTTACCGGTTCATTAGTTGTTGCTGAGTTTGAGTCAATAGAAGCAGCTCGAGAGTGGGCAGCAGCTGACCCTTACGTTGCCGCTGGCATCTATGAAAATACAATTGTTAAACCTTTCAAAAAAGTGTTCCCTGCTTAA
- a CDS encoding PepSY domain-containing protein produces the protein MRVLLSLGFIACVSLANFAQAATATQASHAEVDKKKAVILAKKTIGGKTLKITEKTDFYTVRILKSDGHVVDLHINKKTGEVKKD, from the coding sequence ATGCGCGTATTATTAAGCCTCGGTTTTATTGCTTGTGTTAGCTTAGCTAACTTTGCTCAAGCAGCGACGGCCACCCAAGCATCTCATGCTGAGGTGGACAAAAAGAAAGCCGTAATACTTGCAAAGAAAACAATAGGCGGTAAGACCTTAAAAATTACCGAAAAAACAGATTTTTATACCGTACGAATACTCAAATCTGACGGCCACGTCGTTGATTTACATATAAATAAAAAAACCGGCGAAGTGAAAAAGGATTAA
- a CDS encoding sodium-dependent transporter, which translates to MSENRERFSSRLGFIMAAAGSAVGIGNLVGFPVSATKNGGGAFLLIYALFVVFICLPVMMAEMAMGRNAQKDPLGSYKLLSNNDKKWKLAGFLAVLTPFMIAVFYMVITVWIFGYLTQTGLGNLDLLADPGHFGVFINSYTVFGYMAVVVIIVNLILLGGVKQGIEKAAKFLMPALLFMLLALVTYVLTLDNAMAGVKYYIIPDFSKMSASVLNGALSQAFFSLSLGMGILMTYASYISKKDDIVSSAKMVAITDSLVAFVAGLMVLPAIFSFDPNTDPSALSDSSVSMIFVYLPKILLALQNDIGYVGASIVAFSFFLLVFFAAITSLVSIVEVPTATLSDRKGISRKKALGILTLSTGVLTILCTMSFGMIDSLTSFTSYGGVNKSFFDIIVDVFYDTILPLNGLMVCLFVMYRWKKARLTQELSLGSPNYAGSLMEKYVNFSLSTFIPVILAVIFINTVATKFFDLKIFGF; encoded by the coding sequence ATGAGCGAAAATAGAGAACGATTTAGTTCCCGTCTCGGATTCATAATGGCAGCGGCAGGTTCGGCTGTTGGTATTGGTAATTTAGTTGGTTTTCCGGTTTCTGCTACCAAAAATGGTGGTGGCGCATTCTTATTAATTTACGCCTTATTTGTCGTGTTCATTTGTTTACCAGTCATGATGGCTGAAATGGCAATGGGTCGTAACGCTCAAAAAGATCCACTTGGTTCGTACAAGCTATTATCTAATAACGATAAAAAATGGAAGCTAGCAGGTTTTTTAGCGGTGCTTACACCATTTATGATTGCTGTGTTTTATATGGTAATTACGGTTTGGATTTTTGGTTACTTAACGCAAACAGGCCTCGGTAATTTAGATTTACTTGCAGATCCTGGCCACTTTGGTGTTTTTATTAATAGTTACACTGTGTTTGGTTATATGGCCGTTGTGGTTATTATTGTTAACTTAATTTTGTTAGGGGGTGTTAAACAAGGCATAGAAAAAGCCGCTAAATTTTTAATGCCAGCCTTACTTTTCATGCTACTTGCCTTAGTTACTTATGTATTAACGCTTGATAACGCAATGGCCGGTGTTAAATACTACATTATTCCTGATTTTTCTAAGATGAGTGCAAGTGTACTTAATGGCGCATTAAGCCAAGCGTTTTTCTCGCTATCGCTGGGTATGGGTATATTAATGACTTACGCGTCGTACATTTCTAAAAAGGATGACATTGTAAGTAGCGCTAAAATGGTCGCTATTACAGACTCACTCGTTGCGTTTGTAGCGGGCCTAATGGTGTTGCCCGCTATATTTAGCTTTGATCCAAACACAGACCCATCAGCACTTTCTGACTCGTCTGTATCAATGATTTTTGTATACCTACCTAAAATATTATTAGCACTGCAAAATGATATTGGTTATGTAGGTGCATCTATTGTTGCGTTCTCATTTTTCTTATTAGTATTTTTTGCAGCGATTACTTCACTTGTTTCAATAGTAGAAGTACCGACAGCAACACTAAGTGACCGTAAAGGTATTAGCCGTAAAAAAGCATTGGGCATCCTTACACTTTCAACCGGTGTACTTACTATTTTATGTACAATGTCGTTTGGTATGATTGACAGCCTTACTTCGTTCACCAGTTATGGCGGCGTTAATAAGAGCTTTTTTGATATTATTGTTGATGTATTTTACGACACAATTTTACCGCTTAACGGCTTAATGGTGTGTTTGTTTGTAATGTACCGCTGGAAAAAAGCACGCTTAACACAAGAGCTAAGCTTAGGTTCGCCTAATTATGCGGGAAGCTTGATGGAAAAGTACGTTAACTTTTCACTTTCAACGTTTATTCCTGTCATTCTAGCTGTGATATTTATAAATACAGTGGCGACTAAGTTTTTTGATTTAAAAATATTTGGTTTTTAA
- the modB gene encoding molybdate ABC transporter permease subunit — translation MLQSDLTALWLTIKLAFITAVLLLVFCIPLAYKLAGYNGKFKPFLEALIAMPLVLPPTLLGFYLLVLFSPDHAFGQFWFWLTGTQLAFSFQGVVIGSLFYSLPFVMQPLVAGFKHINQTYNEAAIALGLSPFKRFVHLIIPLLKPSIGSAFALGFAHTLGEFGLVLMIGGNIQGQTQVVSIALYDHVESLNYTAAHQLSLILLAISFACLVLLFKFNKSIVGVKQ, via the coding sequence ATGCTTCAAAGTGATTTAACCGCGCTGTGGTTAACTATAAAACTTGCCTTTATAACCGCAGTGCTCCTTCTTGTTTTTTGTATTCCACTGGCTTACAAGCTTGCTGGCTATAACGGTAAATTTAAACCATTTTTAGAGGCATTAATTGCAATGCCTTTAGTGCTGCCGCCTACGTTGTTAGGGTTTTACTTACTTGTTTTGTTTTCGCCTGATCACGCTTTTGGGCAGTTTTGGTTTTGGCTAACGGGTACTCAGCTTGCGTTTAGTTTTCAGGGCGTGGTTATTGGCTCGCTTTTTTATTCGCTGCCTTTTGTAATGCAGCCGCTTGTGGCTGGGTTTAAGCATATTAATCAAACCTATAACGAAGCTGCCATTGCGCTTGGATTAAGCCCGTTTAAACGCTTTGTACATTTAATTATTCCGCTTTTAAAACCCAGTATTGGTAGCGCATTTGCTTTAGGTTTTGCGCATACATTGGGTGAGTTTGGTTTGGTATTAATGATTGGCGGTAATATTCAGGGGCAAACACAGGTGGTGTCTATTGCGCTTTACGACCATGTTGAATCGTTAAATTATACGGCGGCGCATCAGCTTTCACTTATTTTACTGGCTATTTCGTTTGCCTGTTTAGTGCTGTTATTTAAGTTTAATAAAAGCATTGTAGGGGTTAAGCAATAA
- the modA gene encoding molybdate ABC transporter substrate-binding protein: MSKLYNTWLGYFLLIACTLSCGVNAKETLQVAVASNFKTVLQTLLKRSPLPNVDVKISAASSGVLYSQIVHGAPFDVFLSADDFRPQSLIKEGYAEQSSLITYALGELALWQPKAEKVNDKVAIANPRFSPYGRASEHYANNHFKKPVNYVYGNNITHAFQFVESGNVGVGLVAVSSLKAAYSNTQDQKYLDYTVLPTNQYPDIIQQGVIISSTKKRASAKQLMQFLMTQATQQQLIELGYRIKDNNASK; the protein is encoded by the coding sequence ATGTCAAAGCTTTACAATACATGGTTGGGTTATTTTTTGCTTATAGCATGCACGCTTTCGTGCGGCGTAAACGCAAAAGAAACGCTGCAAGTAGCCGTAGCGAGTAATTTTAAAACTGTATTGCAAACCCTACTAAAAAGATCCCCATTACCTAATGTTGACGTGAAAATATCAGCTGCTTCTAGCGGTGTTTTATATTCGCAAATAGTGCATGGCGCGCCATTTGATGTGTTTTTATCGGCCGACGATTTTCGACCGCAATCACTTATTAAAGAAGGCTATGCCGAGCAAAGCAGTTTAATCACTTACGCGTTAGGCGAACTTGCTTTGTGGCAACCCAAAGCTGAAAAAGTAAATGATAAAGTAGCCATTGCTAATCCGCGCTTTTCACCATACGGGCGTGCCTCAGAGCACTACGCTAATAACCATTTTAAAAAGCCAGTAAATTATGTGTACGGTAATAACATTACGCATGCGTTTCAGTTTGTTGAAAGCGGTAATGTAGGAGTAGGGCTGGTGGCTGTTTCATCACTGAAGGCGGCTTACAGTAACACGCAAGATCAAAAATATTTAGATTACACCGTGCTGCCTACCAATCAATATCCCGATATAATTCAACAAGGCGTTATTATTAGCTCGACAAAAAAGCGTGCTAGCGCTAAGCAACTCATGCAATTTTTAATGACGCAGGCTACGCAGCAACAGTTAATTGAATTAGGTTACAGAATAAAGGACAACAATGCTTCAAAGTGA
- a CDS encoding ATP-binding cassette domain-containing protein codes for MIKLSLFKALNNFDLDINLELESFNVLGVYGPSGSGKSTLLRCISGLESAKNVYVNNQPVHELPSDKRGITLQLQSCPLFPHLDVAGNLAFTQKHCGNKQTSLTLEYVVKTLELQDLLNRDVQSLSGGERQRVVFARTLLAGQKFIMLDEPFSALDWSLRFKTLTKLSEFAVKFNIKFIIVSHSLKELLFCCDTLIQLDKGKVINQGASAHVAKAIYANDRQTPLSLINYDVVKFDEDYGLYQLQLQQSEQPLFVLPALVDSSNKLIIESEQMSFSALKPEQTTHSNVLKSVLTQAELINNKWQLTLNVDGQTLYCLASRRVWDKNDFKVGDVLYTTISNLE; via the coding sequence ATGATTAAGTTAAGCCTTTTTAAAGCACTCAATAATTTTGATTTAGATATAAACCTTGAGCTTGAGTCGTTTAATGTACTCGGTGTTTACGGGCCTTCTGGCTCGGGTAAGTCAACATTACTGCGTTGTATTAGCGGTTTAGAGTCAGCAAAAAATGTTTATGTAAACAATCAGCCAGTGCATGAGCTGCCAAGCGATAAACGCGGTATAACGCTTCAGTTACAATCGTGCCCGTTGTTTCCTCATTTAGATGTGGCAGGTAATTTAGCGTTTACACAAAAACACTGCGGGAATAAACAAACCAGCTTAACGCTAGAATACGTTGTTAAAACACTTGAATTACAAGACTTACTAAATCGTGATGTACAAAGCTTATCGGGAGGTGAGCGCCAGCGTGTAGTATTTGCGCGTACTTTGCTTGCAGGTCAAAAATTTATAATGCTTGATGAGCCTTTTAGCGCGCTTGATTGGTCATTGCGTTTTAAAACGCTTACTAAACTTAGCGAGTTTGCAGTTAAGTTTAATATTAAATTTATAATAGTAAGTCACTCATTAAAAGAGCTGCTATTTTGCTGCGATACCCTTATTCAGCTTGATAAAGGTAAGGTGATAAATCAAGGTGCAAGTGCACACGTTGCAAAAGCTATTTATGCAAACGATAGGCAAACACCGCTGAGCTTAATTAATTACGATGTGGTTAAATTTGATGAAGACTACGGGCTATATCAACTGCAATTACAGCAAAGTGAGCAGCCGCTTTTTGTGCTTCCTGCACTTGTAGATAGCAGTAATAAGCTAATTATAGAAAGTGAGCAAATGTCGTTTAGTGCGTTAAAGCCTGAGCAAACAACGCACAGTAATGTTTTAAAGTCGGTATTAACTCAGGCTGAGCTTATTAATAATAAATGGCAGTTAACGCTCAATGTAGATGGGCAAACATTGTATTGCTTGGCATCAAGACGAGTGTGGGACAAAAACGACTTTAAAGTGGGTGATGTGCTTTATACAACGATCAGTAATCTAGAATAA
- the moeB gene encoding molybdopterin-synthase adenylyltransferase MoeB, whose translation MQKTPLTYQQQLRYSRHIMLPQLDIDGQERLWQSHALIIGVGGLGCAVAQYLAASGVGTLTLVDNDEIDVTNLQRQILYKESDIGSSKCSAAKKQLNALNSEIDINTIEAFFDASTSTEQLFNNIDIVIDCSDNLATRNALNSACFNAKVPLVSGSAIRMEGQVACFTMDENSHCYGCLSQFFSEQTQSCSESGVLSPIVGLIGSIQATEALKMLAGLPSGLSEHLLLVDGLSMEFNRFKIAKNSQCAVCSI comes from the coding sequence ATGCAAAAAACACCGCTAACTTACCAGCAGCAACTGCGCTATTCTCGGCACATTATGCTGCCGCAGCTTGATATAGACGGACAAGAGCGACTATGGCAATCGCATGCTTTAATTATTGGTGTGGGTGGGCTTGGGTGTGCGGTAGCTCAATACCTAGCGGCATCTGGCGTTGGGACGCTTACTTTAGTTGATAACGATGAAATAGACGTGACCAACCTGCAAAGGCAAATACTGTATAAAGAAAGTGATATTGGTAGCTCAAAATGCAGTGCTGCTAAAAAACAGCTTAACGCGCTTAATAGTGAAATAGACATAAACACCATTGAGGCATTTTTTGATGCAAGTACCTCCACAGAACAATTATTTAATAACATTGATATAGTGATTGATTGCTCAGATAACCTAGCAACGCGTAATGCACTTAATAGCGCCTGTTTTAACGCTAAAGTTCCGCTAGTGTCAGGCTCTGCAATACGTATGGAAGGACAAGTCGCGTGTTTTACTATGGATGAAAACAGCCACTGTTATGGTTGTTTATCGCAATTTTTTAGTGAACAAACACAAAGCTGCTCTGAATCTGGTGTGCTTTCTCCTATTGTGGGGCTAATAGGCAGTATTCAGGCTACTGAGGCGCTAAAAATGCTTGCTGGTTTGCCAAGTGGTTTAAGCGAGCACTTATTGCTGGTGGATGGTTTAAGCATGGAGTTTAATCGTTTTAAAATAGCTAAAAACAGTCAATGTGCGGTGTGCAGCATTTAG